The sequence below is a genomic window from Euwallacea fornicatus isolate EFF26 chromosome 1, ASM4011564v1, whole genome shotgun sequence.
GGGTAAATGCTCATCAATCTTAGCCAAATCTTGTGAAAACCTATTTAACATATTGCCGATAAAATAATTGTCATAGAAACTCATCACTGCAGTAGTCAGTTTCTCTATCATCTCATTATGCAGATTAATGGAAGCTTTTCTGCTGAAGTTGATAAACAACCATTGCTTAATTATATCCAAGCCTACAGAAGTGATAATCATCATGGAATACGCCTTCAATatccattttgatttttgtttcattgcTGCAATAGTATCTACATCTATTGTCGAATTCTCTGCGTGTTTCAAGTTTGTTACATTTTGCTCGATATTGATCCTAATAGAATtgttaatttatattcttattatttaccATGAATATACCTACCAATTAGTGAGCATTCTCTCGGAGTAGCTATCAGAAAATTCAGCTCCAATGAACAAGaacaaaataaccataaaaacaaacaatccTCCTCCAAACGAGAAGTACTTTTTGAACACAGCAAAATCAACTTTTCCagtctttttaatttcactatAGACCTTTCTTTTAGTTTGCTGACGTGGTTTTATCAATTTCGACTTTTCACTTGCCACATCATTCTCATTCTCTTCCTCCTTTTTATACTCCTCTTCAGCCTCCTCCATCTCAATTTCCTTAATCAAATCCACCTTAGCTTCATTAGGTTTTCCATCATAAACAATAAGTCCATCCTTCATTACCACTAGCCGATCTGCAGCGTTTTTATGCCTCAAATTATGAGTGACCAAAACCACTATTTTGTCTTTCAAAAATTCCATAATACAACGCTGGAAAATATAGTCTTGCACATTGGGGTCCAGAGCGTGGAGGGGGTCATCAAGCAAGTAGATTTcgctttttttataaacagcCCTGGCCAGGTTGATTCGAGCTTGTTGCCCTCCACTTAGGTTGATCCCTCTGTCTGCCACAATAGTTTCATCCCCCTTTTCAAACATATTAAAATCGTATTGTAAGGCGCAAACTCTTATTACTTCTTTGTATCTGTGTTCATCAAAAACTTGGCCAAAAGTGATGTTTTGTTTGATGGAGGAAGGAAATAGCCAAGGGTCTTGAGAGCTATAGGAAAAGCTGCCTCTCATATAAGCTTTTCCATCAGAGATTGGATAATCCTTCATTAAAAGCTTCAAAAGAGAGCTCTTTCCACATCCCAAAGGGCCAGTAACTATAGTCAAACCATTATGAAGTCTTATAGAGATATTTTTCAGTATATGTTTTTGTTTGATAATCACTGAAGCTTCGCTTAAAGCTACAGTGGGCTTATCATAGTCAGAAACGTTATTATCACCCAACTCCTCACTGTTCAGAATCTTGGTTATTCTTTGAGTAGAAGCATAAAGCTCAGCTCCCCTGCCAAGCCCCACAGGAATCATCATTGTGATAGATCTTCTAATATCACCAAAGCACTTCATGACGTAGAATATCACTTCAGCGTCTACCGTTTTATTTATAGAGATATAAGTCATGATAAGGGCGTAGAAGCCCAATTTGGAGTCGAGCATCCCTAGGATGAAGTTGGCCGAGCGTAAATACATCGATTTCATTAAATATCGCATTTCAAGGCTGTAGAAACAAAAATGGTTAGTGAGTTAATCACAAAGAGATTCACGATTTTTCTTTCGAAATGTGGccgtaaaaaaagaaaagcacGCTGAAGCTCAGAATCTGCGTTTGGTGTTTTCTGAGACATTAAGATATTTTTGTCAGGTTTTTGGATAAGCCATTATTTCTTTTCAAAGTAGGATTTGCATCTCtaaccattttgaaaatcttagTACTTAgatacgaattttttttaacctgaTAACATGTATTTCTGTTTTTACTATCAATACTTTTATTTGCCACCATTGTGCCAATATTATCAAATTGCATTCAGCTCCCAAGGAATGGAGGGGGCTCTGGATGCAGTTAGACGTACGCCATATCTCCTGTCTTCTTTTAGAAGCGTATACCAAAAAAGGATGGTTTTATACTAGATGGCagttaaaattagttttatgtCACGTAAATCTGAACAATGGTGTTAAATGAGAGTTTAAACGGACGAAATTAGATATCCTCCACATCATTATTATAAACTTGAATTTAACAAatacactttgaaaattctcaaatcaCTTACCGCCTCTTCTCTTCCACTTTAGAGGAAAAAACCTTTTCCCAcgtatacattttaattatcttcATAGCCGACAAAGTCTCCTGAGTAGCTTGCAGCCTCTGATCAGTCTTTTCTGATAAATCCAGCCTCAGATTCTTAATACATTTCGCCATATAAACTATAAAATCACAATTACAGTCTTCAGATAGTAACACTAGTAGTAGCCCTACTTTGAATGGGCACAACGGCCAAAATAACCAAAACCCCAGTAAGGCCAGACCACCCCATCTTATTATAAATCAAATAGCACACCACTACAAGCTTGATGGTCTCAATCCATACATCGTTAAACAGTGTGACATTGTGCTCGAATATCATCACATCTTTGGTCATCACAGTTATCACATTTCCCAAAGTTATATCATTCATAGCTTCAGGGGTGAGTCTCAAGGCTTTCCGATAAACCAGAGAGCAGAAACAAGTTCTCATTTTGATTGCCATTTGttgaatataaatataataattttgcattagCATTCCATGGAGgattttaattccaattttgaatCCTGCGTAAAATACTGCTTCTTCGAAAGAAATGTTGGTTTGCATGGGGTTGAAATAGGAAACTAGTTTGGAGATTGCTTCGGGCTCTAAAATGCTGCGAGGTGGGTTAAACAGGGGTTTGTGGGCATATATAAAACTTACCTAGTAACCAACTTCCATGTGAGATGTAATATTCCTAGAAAAATGTAAGTCCAACCAAAACATTCCCATAAAACTGGGATTAGGGAGGTTTTGCCTTGTTCTCGGCGCTTCCTCCAAATTTTTTCGAACTTGTCACCATTGTTTTTGGCATTGCACGTTTTTACTACGTCGTAAATGTCGTCTTCTTCCAGATCTCTTTTTAGAGAAGTACGGAACAAGCCATTGGTGTATCTaaaggaagtttttttttgcccgATTCAAATTACTCGAATATCTACTTACTGAAAAGTTAAAAGTGAGAGTAAGTTAGCTTTCTCCCTGGGATTTACTTTCCTTTGAACTTTCCCTATGTGATCCATTTAAAAAGCACTGATTGAAGGGAACTCGGTTTGTCAATCGAGCAGTATACATTCAAGGGCTGCTAGACTTTCCAAGGACCAAAGAAAACTAATTTCTCAATCTATATACAAAATAGCCGTTGCAACcgataataattgttaaaacgTAGAAATCTAAGGCAACTGCAAACACTCTCGTCATTGAAGTTAAGCCCTATtctgttaaaacaatttacaaATACTTGCGAAGAGAGATTGATAATAGAGAGGTATCAAATGGTAAACGTCGCAACAATAGGGAAGATTATGGAGTGTGAGTTTGAGGTAAATAATGAGGGTGTTTACGAGACCTTTTGTCTTTAGAAAAATCGCTGATGGATTGTGGGCAGTGCAATGAAATTATGATGCCAACCCCTAAATGTAACTATGCCTGAAAAGGTCacagacaaaaaaatatatatagtgTCACAGAAGATGTTTACCTCATACGTAGCTGATTACTTCGTTTGATTTACAAAATTGAGACGTAATATCATACATAGAATGAGGGACAATGTAAGCTCGTCATAATTGTCTATGTATGTTTAATGAATGTAAGCAAATCCTTCTTTTTTATCTTTGCGCAATATGTTTCAAAACGTTTtagaatgttgtttttttttgcatctcACAAATGTTcactaaattcaaaaaaataatatatatttttgacaaattcttTGGTTTCTATATTTATAATACATTGGCATAACTGTACCCTGAATCGAAAGCTAACTGGCATAACTACTCCGTAACAATGCAGGAAGTTTGTTGCTGAAAGCCTGAAGTGGGATTGTTGGAAATGTTGGTTACATAACTAACCATTGATCATTTTCGGTTTGATTATCGGAATTTTCTTTCAAGATTTCTTTTAAGTTATCTAATAAGCGCAATATTTACAGGCttttaaatggtttatttCATGTTCTAATCccgtgtaattttatttaatagagTAATTCATAATGTCAGGAACAGTCTCTAAATTCAACCCTGaagcttaaaaaatctaaactttTTAGTCTTAAAAATCCTACAGTTTTAAATAGAGTGATTGCATGTAAATATGATTTTACATGAAACTCTGAATATTCTACATATTAAGTAACCGTTAATAATGTCAAGGGCAGTTTTCAAATACAATCTTCGACgtagaaatttgaaatttttagccCTAAAAGTTTAAACTATTTTACGTTCTGCATATTTTGTATCATGCGAATTCacataatatttgaaaatatctgtatagaaacaacatttaatatcttcaaaaacaCTGTCCTAATTTCTGGATGGAGAACAGTCCGTTTTGCAAACACTGCTGTACGATAAAGGAATCCTTTTATctcacacatctttcttgtaGTGCACAATACATAAACACGTCCCGGACATATGGTTTTCGAAGCCGCTTTTCTCATTCGAGTGGAACTTCCCATTCTTGAATGAGATAGAGATACTTCTAGATAAAAAGGAGACCCACCTGAAGTAAAGAAGGGTGGATTAGGGGGTGAAAATTTACTACTTAATTTGCtgctattaaaaaagtttaatccGCCATATTATCAAGAATTCCCTGCCTCTttgtaatataatattaaataaaactcctCAAATGTTGATATTCTCCATTTCGCATGAagtctaaaattatttacgagaATAAAAGTAGGTTTTTTTTCCTCCTTTattggacaaaaaaatatgtagttACATTTTTGGCCCTTTATGCTGCCTTACTAATTTTTGGCAATAGTCTTTGATAACTTCTCATGTTTTTCGACCATACTCTTGTTTCCACTtatccaaataaaatttttgggaaaatattaTCTTTCCCTTCATTTTAAAAGGGGGAGAGAAATTAAAGACAGCgtttaacataaaaatgaagaaatatatatttatggaCACCTAATAATACAATAACATTTGcgagaaagaaaaatgtttgttatacatagataaaaaaataatggtaaACTGATTAATTAATAGAATAAATGTACAAATCTAGAGAGAAAAGTTTGATTATATACAATTGATGGTAGATTAGACGGACAACGAAAACGGGACACATGACCTTtctgaaaaattccaaatatacATTAGTAATCAATATTGCTCTATcaggcgatttttttttaatgggacattGTGGGTTATATGAAAAAGTAGCAGTAACTGTGATATATTAAATGGGATACCCtccatattattttattttaaggtgTTCTATTTCTTACTGATCATTTctgttcaataatttttatacttATCTACAGAAGTTTGCCAAATATGAATTAATATTCTTTTTCATTGAATATAACGCTTCAATAAAACTTTCCTTGCGACTCGATTTGAATtcacaaaaagcaaaaatttagtctagaaaaatagttctacTTAGTACATGGTGACGCAAAATTGATAGTTTTACGGTTCGATATTAACCTAGtctaaagttatttttaataaagtttcttCTTAATAGAGCATCTTAtacattaacaaatatattcagagaaaattaagttttcattaaaacagtGAATCTCATTCTTAAGCTGAAACCATCACATTTCACAAATCAATGTTGTTTTGTGTATTGTTTCTACACATTAGattattttagcatttttcctAAAGGTGAGTCTGAAATGTAATGTTCATTGAAAACGCGATCCCGCGTTTTGATTTACTAGGTGAACTAATCTACCATCGATCGTAAATCACCCTATTTGTATTTTACAATATCCACATTCATCTATTTAATATCTTGTGATTCGGAGAATTCATTGGTTGATGCCATCAGGCTGCTTTCGGAATATCATGAACACCGCACACTCTATTTGCAGGTAAAGCCCGATCTACAAggaaaaaaacagaatttccaatgttttattatttaacacttAAAACTCACCAATTTGAGTGGGGTACTCCAAATTCAGATTATTCATTATATCCACAAACTGGTCTTCTGTTTTGGTCAATCTGGGATTTAACCGTTTCTCCTCATCTACGGTAGTGGAAGTCATTCCCTGATAGTCATGGGCAGGATAAAGGACAGTGGTTTCAGGCAGGGTGAAAACCTTCCTGTGGACGCTACGGTATAAAGTCCTGGGGTTGCCTTCTTGGAAATCAGTTCTGCCACAACCTCGAATTAGTACAGCATCACCGGTAAATGCTATCCCCTAAAACTTAGATTTTAGAAAGTTAAGTACCCCAAAAGATAAAACCAAACCTGCTCTTTACTATAGTAAGTCACGCATCCATTTGTATGACCGGGAGTACTCAAAACTGTCAACTTGATATTACCAAACACAATTTCATCATTATCTTTGACCCATATATCAGCATCAGCTCCgctatttttcgaaataatggTTTTACATCCTGAAAGAACCCTCAAGTATCCAGTTCCAGTCACATGATCTGCATGCATGTGAGTATtgactaaaattttttttctaaagaaatTGTTTCTTGGCGTAATGGTGACTTAATCTTACttgcataaattaattttagacgTAAATCTTGAGTAACCTGAAAGTCTCTTTTGACCTGCTCTACCACTGGGTCGATAAGAATACATTGTTTGGTATCAGGGCAGCCCAGCAGGTAGGTATAAGTACTGCTGGTGTGATCAAACagctgttaaaatatttttgtttgcaaGTTAAACTGCTGTGATTTACTGTTgttgaaaaggaaatttcaagCTTACCTGACGAAATACGAGTTTACTAGTGTTGTAACTATTAAAATGTCTTCTATGGAATACATTTGTAGTGGGGTAATGGTGGTGAAGAATACGCTGAGTCTATGAAGAAGCTGATCAATGAcgattttcaataattgaGTATTCTAACTTACTTGATGGTTGAATGTGCTGAAATTGCTTATTGTGCAGAGAAATCTATGTAATTTGCCCATTTTGTTAGTttctcaataataatttctgaaaCCAATAAATCAGATAAATAATTGCCGATTATcagtttttactttaaattgaaaattttcatgacATAACGTTATATGTGTAATTACGAATCTGTTTACAGTATTCGTTTATGAAGGTTAACGATGGGATGACGAATTAGAGAGGAGAGAGAGAGCACGTAGACGCACGTACTTATGTATTAACGAGTTGATATCGCCAAAATATATACTTCCAcgataattaacaaaaaagttgATTGCTGTGACATCAAAACTGTATattgatattaaatttcacgATTCAAATCGGGCTTTAGTATATAAATGATATCTAAAGTTGtcaggaaaaataaaactcattCGAAACAACCTTTAATCCCTTCatgtaattgtttttattaggATTAAAACGCAAAACGATTGGAGCTGCAACAACActattatcaaataaaaataatgatgtTTATTACTCTTTTTTCTTGTATAGTGTTTATAGGAATGTTGTATTTCAATGCGTAACCTGAAAGAAAACAATCTCATAAATAACCAAATGACAAAATTGGCTacatatatgtaaaaaaagaaTGTCTGAAAATCTGTAAAAGTCAAGAAAAAAGTATATGTGCAAGTGGAAAGCAAAGAAATATAGGAAACATTTTTAGACTCCAAATACTATAAATGATATGGATTTGAGTAATATTCCTAAGTTACCCATGGCCCCTGAAAAGATGCATTTCGAACAATTACCGCTGAAAAAGAACCATTTGTATTGTGTCTTGAATATGAAACAGACTAGaccagatttttaaaatttatacaagTAATTTAAGGcagtacatatatatatatatatatatatatatatatatatataatatatcaaATATCTATAAAAACGTAATTGGAAAATGGCCCTAATAACACCACTCATCGAGGTTAATAATCTGGCTGATACCCAATGATGACTAAGGCTGATAGACTATAGTTGGCCAGTTTAGATATATTAGTTTATTACCAACATCATCAAAAACTTCGGAGAAGGTAATTCAAAAGCAATTATGTGATTACCTTCACACGTATAAATTAATACTAAActgataattcaatttttgttctCTCACAAAGCTGCACAACTGTCCTActgaaaattatcattgacAGTTTTGGATGTTTATAAAGGTAATGTGTTGAATATTCAATAGTTGCTGGCTAAAGCACAGTATCATCAGTGGAACACTTCCGAATAGCTTCGGAACTGTCTTCGTGTACAGTAGTAAGCTATTGGAAAAGTAGGAGTTAATGAGGAGAAAAAGTGTCAAACTGATGTGGATCTGGGTTGAGAGGGATGTTTCCCAAGAACCAATTCTTAATGCTCCTCTTTTTGCTTTTtatgttttcgattttgtcaCTGGTATTTAgtattcaaaatatcaaagGTATGCAATGATTTACAAATCAATTTGCCATAATTCACTGTTATGCCTGCTAGTAATATCTGAGAGTTTTCTATATAAGATTTTAGCTCTCCTTAACCAGAATCTTTCTTGAATGATTACTTTTTCTTATTGCTGCCAAAGCAGAAGCATATTTATATAGCTCTCTTCTGCTGCAAATAATCTAGAGGCAACCTAATTTAACATCTGCTTATTGTTTGATGTCATTTACCATGTGAATgaaaagtgtttaatttgttctaaaaaaaatttctatattgTCATTTTCTCACTGATCATCCCTTCCAATTTGCTTGATTTTCCCTTGATATggttaatttttcattgtagATCTgttattttgaagtttttatacttcatcttaaaaaattccaattgcaataaatgaaatgaaacCTCCAATTCAGACTGACACGCTGACACGAATATCTCCCATATTGCATAACAATGTGATTTATTGGCTTCACATCTAATCTTCATATTAACAACAGTTTTTTGCAGTATAGTTTATTGAAACTTAGCCTGTATGACTCTTTCGCGATCATGGAATGAAATCCTTCAGAGTTTAATACAATAATCATTTTGAACTTCCACTATACTCAACTAGTTCTAACCGCCGGTAACCTCAAAAACTTTTGGACCCCTTTTAACCCTTAAACGTGGCACTGGGTCCAAAACTTGTTGAAGGGTGTAGTTTTAAGTATTCAGTTAAACTAACAAACACATTTAAACAGTTTTTAGAGTGATTAAATCACAGCATTATCGGTgctacaataaattaaaatgcaatcaatattATAACTGCCAACTTCATTAGAGAACTCAAAACGGCTTTAATacagattttaaataatacttattggtctcaaataaaacaaaaataagagCACTTGTCTTTCAAAAGTTTCTTACCAAAATAGCCCTTCACCAATTCGTCCATAATAGGTACATAACGGGTTTCTCGATGTTAGGGCCTTTTTAACCTCTGTAATCGATAATCAAATGCCCACGTCAAAATCGTGTCATGTCGAAtctcacataaaaaaaacgaaaaattctgCAAAGTTACCCAAATGTCCAGAGTTTGTGGTAAGCAAATTTCTTAGTATGGCTTCCTTACTTACATTCGAAGGAAAATAAACCAGTCGTATGTATTTTGAAACTAAAAGGTGATAGAGTGTTTCGTTTTATATATCTATGCTACAGTTTAAAATACTATAGTATCTTAGATTCAATAGCTGGGCACCTGTTTAAACAGGTGCCTACatatcttttaattttgatataagAGGTATTGAACCGTTACAATTTCTAGACAGGATGgtgaacaatatttttatattaatgtattgttgttgaaaacttaaagtaaaatattctaaaaccTGATGGTTTCATTTTTAgggattaaaattaattacaaggTAAGTATTGAGTATAGTCCAAATAAAATGTACCAATAATTTACAAACTCATTTTTACTTTATCACTGCGGTAAAACTATATAATCAATTTGAGAAATAACTTATTAACGATGGTAGGGTGTTCATCTACAGTTAATCTACTTTAttgcattaattaaaatttgaatggtctaattaataaggttcaaaTAGAACCCAAAATAGGGGAGTAGTGACAAGGAATTCAACAGGTTCTAATGTGTCTATTTTGAGGGGGCGACACACAGATTTAGAAAGTAGATCATTGGCAAAAAAACTGGAACGAATTTAGCAACTTTGTTTTGGGTCAGAGAATTCCGAGGCGATCCTAATTATTTTCGTGGGCCGCTATTTTTAGTTAAGTATTCATGGACTCTGCTTCGATAGATTTTCGTATCAAGATAAACTAAACAGGAAATACGAAATCTCTtctataataatttgatttgtatgcgacaaaaattatattatgatGATTTCCAAATAACCGGACAAATAATAGAATATAAATTAGAGTTGTAATTCAGGATGCTGTATGAAAGCCAGACTGACCAGACAATAATCAGATTAATCAAGGACAACGGGTTTGGGTGGTGCGAACCCACCTGAATTCCGTATCCCATAAATGGTGCAAGCACGCTAACTGGTAGAGTTCAAGGTGCTGGTAATGCAGAATCTTATATTTAAGGTTTTTCCTAGACTGGGAAGTTCGAAATTGAATATACCAATTATGTTTGAGATACTCGAGCCAAAAGTGCATTTCAACATAAAGTATCGgctaaacaattaaatatcttttagagcaaatcaaaattaaattcgttcGGTTAATAACAAAGAATTAACAAAGCATGTTaatgaaagtaaaattaaacaacatGGCTGGTAAGGGCACTATATAATACCCTTCGACATTCCAAACAATTCGATTAATTCATTGCGATTAGTTTAAaggatttatatatttttattattatatattataaataattattatatatataaatattatatctATTCAAAGAGG
It includes:
- the LOC136339455 gene encoding probable multidrug resistance-associated protein lethal(2)03659, whose amino-acid sequence is MDHIGKVQRKVNPREKANLLSLLTFQYTNGLFRTSLKRDLEEDDIYDVVKTCNAKNNGDKFEKIWRKRREQGKTSLIPVLWECFGWTYIFLGILHLTWKLVTSILEPEAISKLVSYFNPMQTNISFEEAVFYAGFKIGIKILHGMLMQNYYIYIQQMAIKMRTCFCSLVYRKALRLTPEAMNDITLGNVITVMTKDVMIFEHNVTLFNDVWIETIKLVVVCYLIYNKMGWSGLTGVLVILAVVPIQIYMAKCIKNLRLDLSEKTDQRLQATQETLSAMKIIKMYTWEKVFSSKVEEKRRLEMRYLMKSMYLRSANFILGMLDSKLGFYALIMTYISINKTVDAEVIFYVMKCFGDIRRSITMMIPVGLGRGAELYASTQRITKILNSEELGDNNVSDYDKPTVALSEASVIIKQKHILKNISIRLHNGLTIVTGPLGCGKSSLLKLLMKDYPISDGKAYMRGSFSYSSQDPWLFPSSIKQNITFGQVFDEHRYKEVIRVCALQYDFNMFEKGDETIVADRGINLSGGQQARINLARAVYKKSEIYLLDDPLHALDPNVQDYIFQRCIMEFLKDKIVVLVTHNLRHKNAADRLVVMKDGLIVYDGKPNEAKVDLIKEIEMEEAEEEYKKEEENENDVASEKSKLIKPRQQTKRKVYSEIKKTGKVDFAVFKKYFSFGGGLFVFMVILFLFIGAEFSDSYSERMLTNWINIEQNVTNLKHAENSTIDVDTIAAMKQKSKWILKAYSMMIITSVGLDIIKQWLFINFSRKASINLHNEMIEKLTTAVMSFYDNYFIGNMLNRFSQDLAKIDEHLPHTINHFTRVVMSVGGVVGLVSTVNWRFLIPATILVVLMVILQRLYIPTARSLKRLESATRSPLIGHLNASMEGVTTIRAFKAQKILIEEFDRHQDLYTSAHYMTFCVRRSFGFFMEILSTTFLAFIIGKLLFFNSGESSGDVGLAITKGSMLAGLIEWALIQLSELENDMTSVERVLEYSNVSQDCYEGNNPKQWPSEGQVVYKAVSLTYKSEKVLKDICFEVKPNQKIGIVGRTGAGKSSIISTLFRLYNFDGSIIIDGLSTQTIALDYLRGKMSIIPQDPLLFQGTIRENIDPHNKYTDEEIWSTLEKVAMRDHIPNLQLAITDHGSNFSTGERQLICLARAIIKKNKIVVLDEATANMDPETEVLAQQAIDQNFSNCTVFIIAHRLQAVMNCDKIIVMDKGMIIEFDDPKCLLQNQNSHFSKMLATDSFK
- the LOC136339555 gene encoding persulfide dioxygenase ETHE1, mitochondrial, with amino-acid sequence MGKLHRFLCTISNFSTFNHQTQRILHHHYPTTNVFHRRHFNSYNTSKLVFRQLFDHTSSTYTYLLGCPDTKQCILIDPVVEQVKRDFQVTQDLRLKLIYAINTHMHADHVTGTGYLRVLSGCKTIISKNSGADADIWVKDNDEIVFGNIKLTVLSTPGHTNGCVTYYSKEQGIAFTGDAVLIRGCGRTDFQEGNPRTLYRSVHRKVFTLPETTVLYPAHDYQGMTSTTVDEEKRLNPRLTKTEDQFVDIMNNLNLEYPTQIDRALPANRVCGVHDIPKAA